The nucleotide sequence AACCAAAGATATGGCAGAAGATAAAGACAGAGTCGAAGGAGCAGCGAACAGAAAACATGTCCAGGCGAAATTGCGCACAATTACGGGGCTGAAACGGACTGTACCTCTGCCGCCCACCGCCACGCCCCGCATACCATCCGAGCGGAAAAGAATTATTACGTTGAATTTTCCCCCAAAaaagcaaaggaaaagaaaacgaaGCGAAAGAATTCTCATTTTTTGATAGCCCACCAGAACGATGCCGCAAGGATAcacggaaaaaaaataatactatACCCAAGAGACTGAGGTAATCAATAACTTATAATCACGGAAAAGAAACCAATAACAtatgttaaatatatttaaatttatcgaTGTAAGccttttaaaaatagtttttaagttttattgattttataaaaagtttttttcctTATGACAAAGAACATAAGTgttgtaatatatttttaaatagtatatttcagctatttttctctgtgcatttCCGGATATGCCAGCCACATCGCTTGGCTCACGTGCATATGACAGTGGAgtaaacaatttcatttcgcGCAGCAGGACCCACAAGATAACTGCTACAAACGAGACGCAAGATGCTGCAGTGGCGTAGAGGTGGTGGGGCTGGGGCATTTTGGTTGCCAAGGGAGCGTACATGGGCAGCAAGGACAACGACAACACTTGAGTTCTGTTTTCGAAGCCGAAAGAGAAGGACAACAACCACCGGCTAAAGCGGCAGCATAAGAAGTTGCGTAAATATATTGTCCTGTCGCTTATTCTTAAGGGGGGTTTTTTCGTGGATGCGGgacaggacgaaggacgaaggacgcaggacgagGGACATCGGACTGCGGTCGGCCGGGACCAATTCGAAGCTCAACTGCCAGCCCCATGGGCGTTTGGACGCAGTTAGTCGAGCGTGCCTGGCGGATTTTTTAATGCGTGCCTCTATAAATTTTGCACGCCTTTTGTAAATGTGAGGACCACGAAGAAATCTCCTGCAGGAGGAGTGGATTTTTTTCAAGGAGGAATGAGTCGTGGGCAGCTGTACACGTGGCCTgacctgtttttttttttttcgaaactGTCAAATTGTTGTTACTGCAGCATTCTCCTTCGCTCTGGGGGTTTGTCTCTGCTTCAGAAAATCTTGTATATTTGTCATACGAAATGTTTATCTCCAATATTATTCCATAAATAACATGAAACAACCctgctttaaaaataattttgcgGGTAAGCATTATTTTTGTGAATTACAAAACGCAATCGTTCTATTTGAAACTTTCGATggtttatatacatttatttacagttttttatttaaatacttaaGAGAGAGCTTACAATAATTAAGATTTGTTCTCCTTCTCTACCTGCGAAGTatccaaattaatttcgtcCTTCAGATCGTAACAAGCCTTCAATTTGATGGTGTCTAGAAAATCCAGCCATTCGCCGAGTTCCTTTTTCTTCTCCTCCTTGTGCTTGTTCTGATTAAGCTTCACGTCGAGGACATCATTCTCAAATTCTCGAGGAGTCACACAGAAACCAAGTAAGAGATTGCGACGTGTAAAGCGGATCATATAAAATGGTTCTCCCTTGGTGAAAAATGAGCTGACCAGCAAATTATTGGCACTCGATTCTTGAGTTCCCGCCTGGTTTTTCATACTTATCTTGGCCCTGTTCAAGTAATTCTTAATCACCTGCTCAAAGTCCCACAAGGTCAGCTGGCAATCCTGTCCACCCACAACCAATATGTTATTATCCAAAGAGATTTCCATGGTATTAATCGAGGCCTTATGATGGTCAAAGAACTGCATCAAAATCTCATTGGCTGTGTCCCAAATCATGATGAGATTGTCATCGCCTCCAGAAACCAAATAACGACCGCAAATTGAGTAGATCAAGGCGGTTATCCTGCTTTTATGACCACGAAAAATGCGCACTTGAACAGCCTTGACAATATCCCAGATCCTAACAGTGCAATCAGCAGATCCAGTGGCCATATAGTGACGATTTGGATGAAATAGGCACACCCCGAGCTCGGCCAGATGTCCTTGAAGAATTCGGGCGGGTTTCGTATTATCCTGCATCCAAACTCTCGCCGTACAATCATCCGATGCGGTGGCGAAATAATAACCCCTTGgtgcaaaaacaacaaagcaaaccGGTGCCAAATGGCCGGAAAAAATAACCACACAACTCCAGGACAGAAGGCACCACAAGCGAACGCTGAAATCCTCGGAACATGTGATCAGAAAGCGATCCTCTGGATTAAAGGAACAACCATAGACAGGTCCTTGATGTCCGTACAGAGTACGTCTGGTGAACTTCTTAATGGGATCTATCATATCCTTATCAACCCCAGCCATTCCGGTATCCAGATTTTTTAGCCACTGTGCAGCTTTCACTTGAACCAATTTAGAGGGTTTCAGAGAGAAAACATATACCTTAGAGGATACAGTTCCCAGTGCCAACATGCTATTGCCTTCCGAGAAGGTGGCACAAATCACGACCTCATCGGAGGGAGAAGTTGTGTACAAGTAAGTCGATGGCAGGTTATTCCGATCTAATTTCATTCGATACTGTTCATCACTCTTCATGTGAAGCAAATCCATTTTGTTGGGAATCGGATTGTAAACCCTATTTACCGGTGGCAAATGTAAATTATCTGATAACTGTGGTTCGCTCCTTTTCTTGCGACGTTTTTGAAAAAAAGGACGAGCGGCAAAGTCCTTTTTGTGCAAGGGTTCTGGAGCACCATACCATATCGGCTCCAAAAGAGGCTGTCCTATGGCAAATCGTTGCTGGGGCTTGTCATCTTCACTATAAGGCTGTATTTGAAAATGGCTCAGCAATTTTTCTTGCTGACCTCTAGTCCATTCCTCTGTGCAAAGAAGTAACTGTCGAAAAGCTCCCTCAGACATTTCAATCTTCACCTTTTCAAGGCCAGCCAATAATTTGCGTGCTTTATTCGGAACTTCTGCTGGCTTGGAAATTTCTCTTAGCTTTATAATTCTTGATATATATGAATCGTCGAGATGATCTTGAAAGCGAACAAGAAGCATCCTAGCTTTCTGTATCTTATCACTGGCCATCATTTGGAGATAAGTTAGGACCAACAAGGGATATAACAGAATATATATCTCGTATTTGTAGTGACTTGGTGTCGATTGGATCAGTTTAATAAGTTTCTTTACCGCGAATTCATAATCCGCAAAAACCGAATCCTCTTTGATAACCAACAAGCTAACATTTTCCATGTTTTCCAGAAACTGAGCACTATCTTCGTAAAAATCTGAGCCATCACGGGTCCTAATGGCTTCGTCGATATCACATTCACTTCGATGATCTGGGGAACTCTCGTCTTCATTCAAAATAGCCATTAGTTCTTCTTGTGAAACTTCGCCCTTGTCAACGGGACGCAATGACATTTCCTCCCAGTAAGTACATTTATTCTCGTTATGCTGTTCATCAAGATCAGTTTCaccataatcataatcatctAAACTGCTCAAACTAAAACTGGAACTGGTGTTACTGTCCGAAAAGTTGTCATCCTCATCGGCTTTTAACTTTTCTTTTTCCAACTCAGAATCGGATTTATCCAACTCAATTGGCATTTCTGCGTCACTGCGATTCGTGTGCCAGAATTAGTGGAAGTAACTTAATTATAACTTAAGACTTACGTTACTTCCTTAATTAAGTCTGGTTGTATGATGGGTGGCACCATTTCAAATTGACAGGTTTCTTCATCATAAATCGGCATCGATGGCATCGGACCAGTAAAAACTGGTATTGAGGGAAGTTCTTCACAAGCCTTTGGTTTTTCATCTTCAGCACTAAAGGAAAGGAATTAAAAACTCTAGTGTAAACTAAGTccgaaaatatttgttaatatcGCTAACCTTTTATTGAATGGAAATAGATTGACATTCTTTATTCTGTTAATCCATTCGGTGGGCGATCCTGAAAATAACGTTCCTTACTTTGTTAATATGCATTTCCTTTTTGGAAACTTACCATCTGAGTTGGAATCATCTGAATCGCTAATTTTATCGGACTCCGAGCTGCTCCATATTTCGCTATTACGATCATCTATATCGTCTTCATCATCGGAGCAAGCAATTTCGAGTCCCATAAGGTCTTCGAATTCTTTCAAATACCATTTGTTCATTTTTATCTGACTATTTTCATTCTTAGACTTTTGGCGTtccttgtttttgggtttATCCTTGTTATCCTCCAGTTTCATAAGCTCATTTCTGATAtcatcggaatcggaatcatCCGAATCGGAAATAACGTACACTTCCTGATTGAGCGCATGAAGAGTTTGGATACTTATTTTAACCAGTTGTTAGAAAGCGCATACATATTCTTACTCACATCACTAGATGGTATTAGTATTGGCAATGGTAAATCCATCTTTATTGCTcttaaatatttgaacaatCCAAATCAGCCCTAGTGCAATAAGTGAATATTTTCCTTGACTTGACAAGTTTTCGATTTGACAGCTGCGCATTGTGTGGCCGTATTTTTGAAGCCCATTttgccaaaaagccaaaatctgattttgttttatgacgttaaaacttttttttttggatataTTGTACATTGTTTctaacaaacaaaatgtatttcccaatatatatatatatttctttcttaattgttaatttataTTACAACACCTTATAACTTTTCAAATGGTCTTTATGGCATGGCCAGCTCAACTTTTGTGGTTGATATTATGTTTTCAAATACATTCCCTCTATTCGATTTATCCattttttttcacaaattttACCCAACATGACACGGCGACTACCGCTGATCTGAAACAAAATGCTGGCTCAGCAGCACATCACATGAGGGCGCTGGAATCCAGGGTGTCCTTAAAAAGCGAGGGGTGGTGGAGGGGCTGAACGACTGGTCCataggtaaaaaaaaattaatttgcataccCAATACTCGACGGATTTGTTGCTACGCAGAGGTTTCCCATGCCACTGTCCATTTCAGGGACCTCTTTTAATTTTACGTTATACCCTATATGTATATTGggtgtttttaattttccgcccaAAGATCTGCTCACAAAGGTAAAATCGTTTTACCTTGAAGGTGAAAGTTTGTCAGTCTATTGTAAATTCTTAATGACCAACAGGGTTACACAACTATCTAAAtaatttggaatattttttaacagAGTATTTTTCATTCGGctctaaaaataattttatgttttgaTACTTCTTTTCACCACTCACTTGTCAGTGGAATTGTGCGAGTATGCTGGCGGACCAAAACCCGCGGATGCGTTTGGAATTCTTCCGCAGTTCGGGCAATATGTCGGCGGCGCTGGCAACTCATTTTGCAGGgcacataaaataaaaaagacgTGCGTAAAAAATGGATATACAAAAAGCCGGCGACAGGACAACCcgcagcagaagcagaaaaTGTAGCTGCATAttgttttgtaattttcgCCATGATTTATGGCGCGCACGGGGATGCACACTTTAAGtgctttaaataaaataaaaaaaaaaactgcattAAAAACTAGGAATATTGGCAATTGGTATTCATGGATGGGTATGTGTGTCAATAGTCAAGGGCCAACAGTTAGAGGCGAACacaatggcaaacaaagcCTCATTATGGACAGCAACAATTGCCAAATCACTTGATATGTAATGCTGGCCATAGATAAATCACACTGCAGCATAATCCATTGTAAAGTGTCGAAAAGctgcaattgaaatgcaaatcaatGCAAATCGATACTTGAATCATCAccagccgcaacagcagcagcaccaccagaaTCTGAATCAGAAACAGAAACTCGAACATGAATGATTCATGCAACGCACGCGAacattcaaatgcaaatactCGAATGCCAGAATGCAAAATccgaaatgcaaaaattatccaaaaatgcaaatttgcgAGTGCGAAAGCCCCGCTGAGTGAGGCCaacaatcaaatcaaaataaatgcaccgcacacacacaccgaaatCCCAAATTGCAACAAAGCCAAAAGTAAACACACAACAAACAATGCAGCTTGCGGATTTTCGCACTTCCGCTTAACTGTTGCTAATTTGATTAGGGAATTTTCCACAGGGGCGGGGTGCAAAAGtcgaaaagggggcgtggcaagcgAAAAGgccataaacatttttagcTGCTGCTGATTTCGCTCTGGCCTGCCAACTTATGCAAATTATCTTGTGTGATTTATGCCCGGAATTTTCTCGCCTTCCATTGGAGCTGTAACTTTGCTTCTTGGGCTGCTGggtgcaaattgaattttacaaAATGCCGTAGACGACGCTTGTGAAGGTACATTTTTCACTATAAAAGTGGCCTTTAACCACTTTAAATCTGTAAATGCAATAGCTCAAAAGGTTTGCAAAAATACTTCAcaagtaaattaaaattaagttgcttgaaaacttaaaacaaaaaatgtatacaaaattaaaaagtatttttttcaGTCTTGTCTTTCAATGAACTCAATATTTCACTAGAGCTAACATAAGTTTAAAGATACTTTCACACGCCATTCAAGGATATTGTGATTGCTCTTTTCAGGTAACGTTCATATTCAAATCTTCAACATATCCTCATATATATTCAATTCAATCATATCCTGTCAGTTTTCACCAGGAAACTGGCTCTTGTGCCATTGAGCAAAGCCCTTCTTGCCTTTCCGTCTGCAGTATTGTTCTCCGAACTTGTCCGTGTCGATTGTCATGCTAATTGAGGCAAAAAGGATTCCCACGACGCAGGACATACCAGGTAGAGGCTGCCGAGAAACTTAGTACAATCGCAGACATGGTCGCGTAAAGTGCTCCAAGGAAGGCAGTCGTTAAATAAACCATAAAACAAGCAGTCAGCcatggaaaacaaataaagcccACCCACAAAATATAAGCTTATggcgggggaaaaaaaatagagGAGGAAATGCGAAAAATATCCCCAAACTGCTGAGAAACCACAGGCATGACAAACATTAACACGGACTCTGACGCAATTTAACACCAATTACAATATCCGTTACATCTAATTATTGTAAGAGGCCCACAAGGAAGCCACTGGCTAGTCGTTCTGCGGactaaattaaagaaaaacacCGCTGCCAGGACATGGGTGGCGCCTTTTGCGGTTGTTAGGACATTAACAATGGAAACTTCAGTTcggcaaaaggaaaaacacGAAGCAAAAAGACCAGAAGCAGCAAATGGCGGCTATAAAACAACAGAGAACAGAACCCATGAAATATGAGCAGGAAGCTCAAGGAAAAAAACACAATTGTGGGGTGGCTGGGGCGAGCATTTCttaatttccaacaatttacgctgaaagCTTTCAGCGCTCAAATGACGCACAGACGGCTGCAGGACTCCAGTGtcctgttctttttttttttatatattttgtgtgtTCCTGGCCAAGGCGACGATGATGATCTAACGCCATTATTTCCCCGCCAAACGACAGGCAGTTGTTAATGGGGCTTACCACTTAAGCGCGACGGCATAAAATAAACACGCGGTCTGCTCTACCGCCCTCTTCCACGGacacggccacgcccccctccaagccacccaccgcccaacTGCGGATGTCCtggcaaattaattaacatgACGGCCAGTCACTGGCAGCATATTTCACACTCAAAATAATGGCACAAATATGtgtatttttgcaaaataaaagtctaattttatgtttttccttCATAACAAttcagacaaaaaaaaaaaacaaattacatatattataaaaCAATGTGTTTTTATTAAGAGATTTACAAAGGCAATGCAAAGTTGAACATTTTAAGCAGTCATTAAATTTTTAGAGAAAATAAGTGTTAGTATGAACCAGATAATATAACTGAATTTCTCCAAGTGCAGCTTTCTGCTGTTTTTCTTACTTCTACTGTTTTTGTCTTTTGGCGGGTTTTTCTTCGGCTTAATTGTGAGCCATCGTCTTCAGTCCTTCGGGGTGTACAGGAACCCCCAGATAATATTGGGAACTGGGGAGCTGCCCAGCGGCAGTTTAACAATTAAGAAACGTTTAAAGTTCGGTGAATTTGGGGTGCGGCTTTCCTTTGATTACAGGACAGGAGCCACATCTTGAAAGGTGAGTCCTTTGCAGGACATTCGACATACGCGGCACGTTGTCTGCATCCGTTTGACACCTTTTGTCGGGCCCAAAATGGCACAGGAAATGAGCTGGGCCGTAGGTGACTTGTATTCGTTGTTGCCAGTAAAttggaaatataaaatattcggCTGCTCAAGCTCGATTGTTTGCCTTCTCGAAAGGGTCACATGACGGTCCTGGCAGTTCCTAGAGACACTCTTTAAGCTGACCCCAAGTCGGATGGCTGTTTAACATTCCGAATTTGTGCACTCGCTCAATTTCCTTCCATTCCCCAAATGTAATTACCCAAAAAGGGCGGCTGCGAAATCTTTCTGATTTGACACGAATTTCTCGGCTCGACTCCGGCCGGAATAATTAGTGTCCATTGAAGGGGCGCTACGGGCGTTACGTGCCAAACAGAACGCCCTGCGGCAAGGACGATGGTTCCTTTGGAGGACTGGCGACCTCGCCTTCGTCGTCCTGGcataattgcaattaaaatgttcgCCGGGAAGTGCAAACACTTGGAGGCAATTGCCGTGCACAGAAATAATAACAGACAGATTgcgcaaattaaaatataattagaGACAAACAAGACGCTTGTATAGGCGGGGAAGtactttaaaaaatgattAGCGCAACTTGGTctataatttatgaaaaaaacTTATGAATATGGTCAATCACTGGCATTATTTATAATAAGAAGCCAAGAGCTATTTTCTGTTATGAGCCTACTATTAAGTTCATATCAAGAGATTACTTGTGGGTAAACTATACTACTCagtttatacaaaattaactAATAAACGTTATTTTTTAATAGggaattcaattttttttaaatttatttactagCAATTATACATGCGCAATATCAAACAAAGAGATCACCAATCTTTCATTGCATCTACTAAAAATTGCAGTGTATACAGTGGCGCCCACTGGCGGGCGGTGGCCTCGGAATGCCACGCACTTTCCACTGGAAGAAGTTTTTTGTTCGGCTGGAAATAAGCGAGCGTGAGACAGCCcaccttttatttttttttccattgaGGGTTGATAGAGTGAGGAACAGGGACAGagtgagaaagagagagatagagattGATTATAGAGGAGGGGAGTACGAATACCTGGTATTTCCTAACTAACGAGCAAGTAATTTTGTGGGCCAACTGAGATGCCTGGCAGGGTCTTTAATGTTTCCTTGGCTACTTAAAGCCCCTGTTGTCTTGGCCTTTTGCccatattaagtatacgccacGATGGCGAGGTAGTAAGTGGGGGTGGCGCTTTCGATTATTTTTCCAGGGGGTAGGCCTGTGAGggtcgtttcttttttttttggccacacCTTCCATTCTCGCAGGGGTGACTAAGCAGggaatatgtatatttttttttctgcgtgCGCCGAGCGTTcgcttttacttttgtttgctcGGATTTTcgatcgaaaaaaaaatatatagaataaacgaaaaaataaaatgaaataaaagcgAAATGAGGAAGAACGAAATTTGTTTCGCTGCCGCTTTATGAAATGTCAAAACTTCAAAGCGAACCCAACTTAAATGcaagaaaatgagaaaatattcACTTGAGTGCGTATGCGCTGTCGACACTGGCATTCTCATCCTGTTTTCCTGATTTCGTGCCCATTGTCCTGTCgtccttgttgctgttgctctgcctgttgttgtttgcgATGCTGGTGCTGTTTGAACTGTTGTTGATAGCCTTTATTAGTTGTTGGCCGAAAGCTTAGGCGCTTACGCATTTCCCCCCACATTCTGCTTCCTGTCCCGAAATTTTCACGTCAAGACTTGTGCGCTCCGCAAATAGATATAATTTTAAGCTCCCCTAACAGCTCACGtttcccttctttttttttcactcgTAGTCCACTTTTTTCCCGGGCagcaaattttattaaaaaattttatattaaatcaaTTGCGTGGAGATTTTCTCCTTATATTGTGTTTTCTGGTCGGGGTGGCAGATGTGCTCATGCAAAAAGTTGTTTGGCTGGGAGGCAATTTACGatggggaaaaacaaaatgcgaTTCATTTCTTATTAAATCAATGAAGAACATAAAGTTCCTAGACTtatatcttttattttcataaaagaAATATACCATTGAGAACACtaatggaaaatatatttaatgctGAGTGTAATTGCACTTTATTCAGATATCGACCGCCCttgaatattaattatttacaataGATTCTTTAGCTAAATGCCGCAATTATAACGTCAATATTATGACATTAATTGCCAGCTTGGAAGCTCTATAAAAGCAGGATTATTTTGACAATTAAAAAACAGTTCTCCTTTAAGTTGCATAGCTAACAAACAATGttgaaaatggcaaaagttgAGCCTGTAGAGCGCTATTGTAAAGTCATTCGAATGATTCGCTTTTGCGTGGGATTTTGCGGAAACGATGTGGCAGATCCCAATTTTCGGATGTGGTGGCTCACCTACGCTGTGATGGCAGCCATTGCCTTCTTCTTCGCCTGTACAGGATATACAATTTATGTGGGAGTGGTCATCAATGGAGACCTCACCATAATCCTACAGGCATTGGCCATGGTCGGCTCCGCCGTTCAGGGACTTACTAAACTTTTGGTAACCGCCAATAATGCTTCTCACATGCGAGAAGTTCAGAATACCTACGAGGATATCTATAGGTCAGAGTTTGGTTttaacaaaagcaacaacttGTTCAATTccaatatataaattaattttctattGACATATTCaacaatataattatttattttacaacattttcatatttttccgCAGAGAATACGGATCTAAGGGAGATGAATATGCTAAATGCTTGGAGAAGCGAATCCGCATTACATGGACTCTTTTAATCGGCTTCATGCTCGTCTACATTATTCTTTTGGGCCTTGTAATCACCTTTCCCATATTCTACTTGCTGATTCTGCACCAAAAGGTATTGGTCATGCAATTTCTAATACCATTCCTCGATCACACAACAGATGGTGGTCACCTAATACTCACGGCTGCTCATGTGATTTTAATTACATTCGGTGGATTTGGTAACTACGGAGGGGATATGTACCTATTTCTTTTCGTTACCCATGTGCCGTTAATCAAGGACATATTCTGTGTGAAGCTTACGGAATTTAACGAGTTGGTTATGAAAAGGAATGATTTTCCAAAAGTGAGAGCCATGCTTTGCGACCTGTTGGTCTGGCATCAGCTGTATACTAGGTAATTAGCTAAACGAAATAATTAATACTTATATTTATAGTattttgtacatatatatttgcgTTTATGCAGAATGCTTCAAACCACCAAGAAGATCTATTCCATAGTCTTGTTCGTTCAACTTTCCACAACTTGCGTAGGTCTTCTCTGTACCATATCTTGCATCTTTATGAAAGCCTGGCCCGCAGCTCCTCTTTACCTTTTATATGCCGCCATAACTCTCTACACCTTTTGCGGCTTGGGTACTTTAGTAGAAAATTCAGTAAGTAATTTAGTTGTTATTTAAGAAACTGTAATCATTTTATGCCTTTCAGAATGAGGATTTCCTAAGTGTGATCTACACGAATTGTTTGTGGTATGAGCTACCCGTTAAGGAGGAGAAACTTATTATCATGATGCTGGCCAAGGCTCAAA is from Drosophila melanogaster chromosome 3L and encodes:
- the can gene encoding cannonball, encoding MDLPLPILIPSSDEVYVISDSDDSDSDDIRNELMKLEDNKDKPKNKERQKSKNENSQIKMNKWYLKEFEDLMGLEIACSDDEDDIDDRNSEIWSSSESDKISDSDDSNSDGSPTEWINRIKNVNLFPFNKSAEDEKPKACEELPSIPVFTGPMPSMPIYDEETCQFEMVPPIIQPDLIKEVTDAEMPIELDKSDSELEKEKLKADEDDNFSDSNTSSSFSLSSLDDYDYGETDLDEQHNENKCTYWEEMSLRPVDKGEVSQEELMAILNEDESSPDHRSECDIDEAIRTRDGSDFYEDSAQFLENMENVSLLVIKEDSVFADYEFAVKKLIKLIQSTPSHYKYEIYILLYPLLVLTYLQMMASDKIQKARMLLVRFQDHLDDSYISRIIKLREISKPAEVPNKARKLLAGLEKVKIEMSEGAFRQLLLCTEEWTRGQQEKLLSHFQIQPYSEDDKPQQRFAIGQPLLEPIWYGAPEPLHKKDFAARPFFQKRRKKRSEPQLSDNLHLPPVNRVYNPIPNKMDLLHMKSDEQYRMKLDRNNLPSTYLYTTSPSDEVVICATFSEGNSMLALGTVSSKVYVFSLKPSKLVQVKAAQWLKNLDTGMAGVDKDMIDPIKKFTRRTLYGHQGPVYGCSFNPEDRFLITCSEDFSVRLWCLLSWSCVVIFSGHLAPVCFVVFAPRGYYFATASDDCTARVWMQDNTKPARILQGHLAELGVCLFHPNRHYMATGSADCTVRIWDIVKAVQVRIFRGHKSRITALIYSICGRYLVSGGDDNLIMIWDTANEILMQFFDHHKASINTMEISLDNNILVVGGQDCQLTLWDFEQVIKNYLNRAKISMKNQAGTQESSANNLLVSSFFTKGEPFYMIRFTRRNLLLGFCVTPREFENDVLDVKLNQNKHKEEKKKELGEWLDFLDTIKLKACYDLKDEINLDTSQVEKENKS
- the Or67d gene encoding odorant receptor 67d, whose protein sequence is MLKMAKVEPVERYCKVIRMIRFCVGFCGNDVADPNFRMWWLTYAVMAAIAFFFACTGYTIYVGVVINGDLTIILQALAMVGSAVQGLTKLLVTANNASHMREVQNTYEDIYREYGSKGDEYAKCLEKRIRITWTLLIGFMLVYIILLGLVITFPIFYLLILHQKVLVMQFLIPFLDHTTDGGHLILTAAHVILITFGGFGNYGGDMYLFLFVTHVPLIKDIFCVKLTEFNELVMKRNDFPKVRAMLCDLLVWHQLYTRMLQTTKKIYSIVLFVQLSTTCVGLLCTISCIFMKAWPAAPLYLLYAAITLYTFCGLGTLVENSNEDFLSVIYTNCLWYELPVKEEKLIIMMLAKAQNEVVLTAADMAPLSMNTALQLTKGIYSFSMMLMNYLG